In the Fusarium oxysporum f. sp. lycopersici 4287 chromosome 9, whole genome shotgun sequence genome, one interval contains:
- a CDS encoding solute carrier family 25, member 46 — protein sequence MSTTVGAFIAGGIAACGAVTATHPFETVKIRMQLQGELQNKGHQPHHYRGPIHGVSVIVRNEGVRNIYRGIGAAYIYQVLLNGCRLGFYDPMRNALASFFLKDGKAQNLGINMFCGAASGVIGAAAGSPFFLVKTRLQSFSTFRPVGTQHHYRGAWHGFKSIYGTEGISGLYRGVQAAMIRTAFGSSVQLPTYFFAKRRLVRHFDMEEGPGLHLASSAISGFVVCCVMHPPDTIMSRMYNQNGNLYSSVADCLSKTIRSEGLFALYKGFFPHLARILPHTILTLSLAEQTNKLVRKIEDRILPGRLEMAT from the exons ATGTCGACCACTGTTGG CGCCTTCATTGCTGGCGGCATTGCCGCCTGCGGTGCTGTTACTGCAACACATCCTTTTGAGACGGTCAAAATTCG TATGCAGTTGCAAGGCGAGCTTCAGAACAAGGGCCACCAACCTCACCATTACAGAGGACCGATCCATGGTGTGAGCGTCATTGTGCGCAACGAAGGTGTCCGTAATATCTACCGCGGAATTGGTGCGGCCTATATCTACCAAGTCCTTCTCAATGGCTGCCGTCTCGGCTTCTACGACCCTATGCGCAATGCGCTCGCgagcttcttcctcaaggACGGAAAAGCCCAGAATCTGGGCATCAATATGTTCTGCGGTGCAGCCTCGGGCGTCATCGGCGCCGCCGCCGGAAGCCCCTTCTTCCTTGTCAAGACCCGTTTACAGAGTTTCTCGACGTTCCGACCCGTTGGCACACAGCACCACTACCGGGGCGCATGGCATGGCTTCAAGTCTATCTATGGAACTGAGGGTATCAGTGGTCTCTACCGTGGTGTGCAGGCTGCCATGATCAGGACTGCTTTTGGCAGCTCTGTTCAGCTTCCCACATACTTCTTCGCTAAGCGTCGCCTGGTTCGTCATTTTGATATGGAAGAGGGCCCCGGTCTGCACTTGGCTTCCAGTGCTATCAGTGGCTTCGTTGTATGCTGCGTGATGCATCCTCCTG ACACCATCATGTCCCGTATGTACAACCAGAACGGCAATCTTTACAGCAGCGTTGCCGATTGTCTCTCCAAAACCATTCGTTCCGAGGGTCTCTTTGCTCTGTACAAGGGATTCTTCCCTCATCTTGCCCGAATTCTACCCCACACCATCCTTACTCTGAGCTTAGCTGAGCAGACCAATAAGCTGGTCCGCAAGATCGAGGATCGCATTCTCCCCGGAAGGTTGGAGATGGCGACTtaa
- a CDS encoding solute carrier family 25, member 46 — protein sequence MSTTVGAFIAGGIAACGAVTATHPFETVKIRMQLQGELQNKGHQPHHYRGPIHGVSVIVRNEGVRNIYRGIGAAYIYQVLLNGCRLGFYDPMRNALASFFLKDGKAQNLGINMFCGAASGVIGAAAGSPFFLVKTRLQSFSTFRPVGTQHHYRGAWHGFKSIYGTEGISGLYRGVQAAMIRTAFGSSVQLPTYFFAKRRLVRHFDMEEGPGLHLASSAISGFVVCCVMHPPGKSYT from the exons ATGTCGACCACTGTTGG CGCCTTCATTGCTGGCGGCATTGCCGCCTGCGGTGCTGTTACTGCAACACATCCTTTTGAGACGGTCAAAATTCG TATGCAGTTGCAAGGCGAGCTTCAGAACAAGGGCCACCAACCTCACCATTACAGAGGACCGATCCATGGTGTGAGCGTCATTGTGCGCAACGAAGGTGTCCGTAATATCTACCGCGGAATTGGTGCGGCCTATATCTACCAAGTCCTTCTCAATGGCTGCCGTCTCGGCTTCTACGACCCTATGCGCAATGCGCTCGCgagcttcttcctcaaggACGGAAAAGCCCAGAATCTGGGCATCAATATGTTCTGCGGTGCAGCCTCGGGCGTCATCGGCGCCGCCGCCGGAAGCCCCTTCTTCCTTGTCAAGACCCGTTTACAGAGTTTCTCGACGTTCCGACCCGTTGGCACACAGCACCACTACCGGGGCGCATGGCATGGCTTCAAGTCTATCTATGGAACTGAGGGTATCAGTGGTCTCTACCGTGGTGTGCAGGCTGCCATGATCAGGACTGCTTTTGGCAGCTCTGTTCAGCTTCCCACATACTTCTTCGCTAAGCGTCGCCTGGTTCGTCATTTTGATATGGAAGAGGGCCCCGGTCTGCACTTGGCTTCCAGTGCTATCAGTGGCTTCGTTGTATGCTGCGTGATGCATCCTCCTGGTAAGTCTTACACCTGA
- a CDS encoding hypothetical protein (At least one base has a quality score < 10), whose product MPVEMMHLITDEISLLKGPYKGLLYLALACKSLKAIVLPRLYDKDAKDSLKLDHQQPLALQWATWFGALETAKGSLEALERTGTNVEDKINQPFQNDRLYALRYKTVQRTGPLGPAYGYLHWGSRSSLLHLACLRGNTAIATLLLDNGFKPNTPDGKRLPPLAYALNEDVAKLLISRGADVDATHDTDETALCHLVSWGPMDDCDWSKETNMPKSKGALNALDTRHNHFSTIRYLVQQANADIYANTIRNVSPLLFAINKRYVEAVQLLLEAGASPNPINSETGQKRLLLADALKRNQNHEIVKILLEAGAEADFDTMPEGDLSQAQGEALPIMNLITSLSNPLYAKTEVDIAKLVCGKIRHFNKVIDGHTPLWYYVRKGRGDIGLVLIEHGACPKLANVEVREDTVPRLIALE is encoded by the exons ATGCCTGTTGAGATGATGCATCTCATAACAGATGAGATCTCCTTGCTAAAGGGGCCTTACAAGGGCCTGCTCTACTTGGCACTGGCCTGCAAAAGTCTCAAAGCGATTGTCCTTCCACGTCTGTACGACAAAGATGCAAAAGACTCACTCAAACTCGATCATCAACAGCCCCTAGCTCTTCAATGGGCGACCTGGTTTGGTGCCCTCGAAACAGCAAAAGGCTCCCTGGAAGCTCTAGAGCGGACCGGCACAAATGTCGAAGATAAGATTAACCAGCCTTTCCAAAATGACCGTCTCTACGCCTTAAGATACAAGACCGTCCAGAGGACGGGTCCTTTAGGCCCGGCCTATGGGTATTTGCACTGGGGAAGCCGGAGCAGCCTTTTGCACCTAGCCTGCCTGCGTGGGAACACAGCAATCGCCACATTACTATTGGACAATGGTTTCAAACCAAATACGCCAGATGGGAAGAGACTACCTCCTTTGGCATACGCGTTAAATGAAGATGTG GCCAAACTGCTCATCAGCAGAGGAGCGGACGTCGATGCCACACACGACACCGACGAAACGGCTTTATGCCATCTCGTTTCTTGGGGACCAATGGATGACTGCGATTGGAGCAAAGAAACCAACATGCCCAAGAGCAAGGGTGCTCTGAATGCTCTGGACACTCGTCACAATCACTTCAGCACTATTCGTTATCTTGTCCAGCAGGCCAACGCAGACATATACGCAAATACCATAAGGAACGTCAGTCCCCTACTTTTTGCCATAAACAAGCGATACGTCGAAGCTGTCCAGCTTCTTCTAGAAGCGGGTGCTTCGCCAAATCCGATCAACAGCGAGACAGGTCAGAAGCGGTTATTGCTAGCAGATGCGCTCAAGcgaaaccagaaccacgaaaTTGTTAAAATTTTACTGGAAGCTGGAGCTGAAGCCGACTTTGATACAATGCCAGAAGGTGACCTTTCGCAGGCGCAGGGCGAAGCGCTTCCCATTATGAATCTGATAACGTCACTGAGCAATCCATTATATGCAAAGACAGAAGTTGACATAGCCAAACTTGTCTGTGGGAAGATAAGACACTTTAATAAGGTCATTGATGGGCATACACCGTTGTGGTATTACGTTAGAAAGGGAAGAGGGGATATTGGTCTGGTTTTGATAGAGCATGGAGCATGCCCCAAGTTGGCAAATGTGGAAGTCCGTGAAGATACCGTTCCGAGACTAATCGCACTCGAATAG
- a CDS encoding hypothetical protein (At least one base has a quality score < 10): protein MPVEMMHLITDEISLLKGPYKGLLYLALACKSLKAIVLPRLYDKDAKDSLKLDHQQPLALQWATWFGALETAKGSLEALERTGTNVEDKINQPFQNDRLYALRYKTVQRTGPLGPAYGYLHWGSRSSLLHLACLRGNTAIATLLLDNGFKPNTPDGKRLPPLAYALNEDVVSVADVFGSAKLLISRGADVDATHDTDETALCHLVSWGPMDDCDWSKETNMPKSKGALNALDTRHNHFSTIRYLVQQANADIYANTIRNVSPLLFAINKRYVEAVQLLLEAGASPNPINSETGQKRLLLADALKRNQNHEIVKILLEAGAEADFDTMPEGDLSQAQGEALPIMNLITSLSNPLYAKTEVDIAKLVCGKIRHFNKVIDGHTPLWYYVRKGRGDIGLVLIEHGACPKLANVEVREDTVPRLIALE from the exons ATGCCTGTTGAGATGATGCATCTCATAACAGATGAGATCTCCTTGCTAAAGGGGCCTTACAAGGGCCTGCTCTACTTGGCACTGGCCTGCAAAAGTCTCAAAGCGATTGTCCTTCCACGTCTGTACGACAAAGATGCAAAAGACTCACTCAAACTCGATCATCAACAGCCCCTAGCTCTTCAATGGGCGACCTGGTTTGGTGCCCTCGAAACAGCAAAAGGCTCCCTGGAAGCTCTAGAGCGGACCGGCACAAATGTCGAAGATAAGATTAACCAGCCTTTCCAAAATGACCGTCTCTACGCCTTAAGATACAAGACCGTCCAGAGGACGGGTCCTTTAGGCCCGGCCTATGGGTATTTGCACTGGGGAAGCCGGAGCAGCCTTTTGCACCTAGCCTGCCTGCGTGGGAACACAGCAATCGCCACATTACTATTGGACAATGGTTTCAAACCAAATACGCCAGATGGGAAGAGACTACCTCCTTTGGCATACGCGTTAAATGAAGATGTGGTAAGTGTTGCAGACGTCTTCGGGTCG GCCAAACTGCTCATCAGCAGAGGAGCGGACGTCGATGCCACACACGACACCGACGAAACGGCTTTATGCCATCTCGTTTCTTGGGGACCAATGGATGACTGCGATTGGAGCAAAGAAACCAACATGCCCAAGAGCAAGGGTGCTCTGAATGCTCTGGACACTCGTCACAATCACTTCAGCACTATTCGTTATCTTGTCCAGCAGGCCAACGCAGACATATACGCAAATACCATAAGGAACGTCAGTCCCCTACTTTTTGCCATAAACAAGCGATACGTCGAAGCTGTCCAGCTTCTTCTAGAAGCGGGTGCTTCGCCAAATCCGATCAACAGCGAGACAGGTCAGAAGCGGTTATTGCTAGCAGATGCGCTCAAGcgaaaccagaaccacgaaaTTGTTAAAATTTTACTGGAAGCTGGAGCTGAAGCCGACTTTGATACAATGCCAGAAGGTGACCTTTCGCAGGCGCAGGGCGAAGCGCTTCCCATTATGAATCTGATAACGTCACTGAGCAATCCATTATATGCAAAGACAGAAGTTGACATAGCCAAACTTGTCTGTGGGAAGATAAGACACTTTAATAAGGTCATTGATGGGCATACACCGTTGTGGTATTACGTTAGAAAGGGAAGAGGGGATATTGGTCTGGTTTTGATAGAGCATGGAGCATGCCCCAAGTTGGCAAATGTGGAAGTCCGTGAAGATACCGTTCCGAGACTAATCGCACTCGAATAG
- a CDS encoding ribonucleoside-diphosphate reductase subunit M2 (At least one base has a quality score < 10) produces the protein MMENIHSETYSLLIDTYIKEPAQRTYLFNAIETIPCIRKKADWAIRWIQDKDSSFAQRLVAFAAVEGIFFSGAFASIFWLKKRGLMPGLTFSNELISRDEGLHTDFACLLHSHLKGRASKQMIQDIITDAVTIEQEFLTEALPCALLGMNSDLMKQYIEFVADRLLVALGNEKVYKATNPFDFMENISLGGKTNFFEKRVADYQKAGVLHSATKKTEEDESPKGENGGDFTFDEDF, from the coding sequence ATGATGGAGAACATCCACTCCGAGACCTACTCCCTGCTCATTGACACCTACATCAAGGAGCCCGCTCAGCGAACCTACCTCTTTAACGCCATTGAGACCATCCCCTGCATCCGAAAGAAGGCCGACTGGGCCATCCGATGGATCCAGGATAAGGACTCCTCCTTTGCCCAGCGTCTCGTTGCTTTCGCTGCTGTTGAGGGTATCTTCTTCAGTGGTGCCTTCGCCTCTATCTTCTGGCTCAAGAAGCGTGGTCTCATGCCCGGTCTGACCTTCTCCAACGAGCTCATCTCTCGTGATGAGGGTCTTCACACTGACTTTGCCTGCCTCCTCCACTCTCACCTCAAGGGTCGTGCCAGCAAGCAGATGATCCAGGATATCATTACTGATGCCGTCACCATTGAGCAGGAGTTCCTCACTGAGGCTCTTCCCTGTGCCCTTCTCGGCATGAACTCTGACCTCATGAAGCAGTACATTGAGTTCGTCGCTGATCGTCTCCTTGTCGCGCTTGGCAACGAGAAGGTTTACAAGGCCACCAACCCCTTCGACTTCATGGAGAACATCTCCCTTGGTGGCAAGACCAACTTCTTCGAGAAGCGTGTTGCCGACTACCAGAAGGCCGGTGTCCTCCACAGTGCCACTAAGAAGACTGAGGAGGACGAGTCCCCCAAGGGTGAGAACGGCGGTGACTTCACCTTTGACGAGGATTTCTAA
- a CDS encoding hypothetical protein (At least one base has a quality score < 10), whose product MRPALWEAQDRSGPSPKELPGSKVGPPADNHRSALLGMFRKDDQNQPPAQGPQPAGQPAPGSMMSELLRSVGGDNFKANIPQQAPADPNPLPSMDGLSLQQRPTQTGTPGSHGTADYSQQYGAQAHAPAASQPTQPIRILQRGQGEQLFGIGGASASPQTSFASPSGLSSHLQPAGAGISPSIAQAFPAVNRRRESGPAQKRELLSLFGKQPSPASLEAAKGKEVIAGTPRSRLASLASGVEDPAGPPSRRGSQTPISPAERTFLLDYLQSVTKNANH is encoded by the coding sequence ATGCGGCCGGCCCTGTGGGAGGCCCAAGACCGCTCTGGGCCAAGTCCTAAGGAGCTGCCAGGCTCAAAGGTTGGGCCACCTGCCGACAATCACCGTTCTGCTCTGCTAGGCATGTTTCGCAAGGACGACCAGAATCAGCCCCCTGCACAAGGACCCCAGCCCGCTGGACAGCCTGCTCCTGGCAGTATGATGAGTGAACTTCTGCGTTCAGTTGGCGGAGACAATTTTAAGGCCAATATTCCCCAACAAGCCCCCGCTGATCCCAACCCGCTCCCGTCAATGGATGGCCTATCACTACAACAACGGCCTACTCAAACCGGTACACCTGGATCTCACGGAACAGCGGATTATTCGCAACAATATGGTGCCCAAGCACATGCACCAGCTGCCTCGCAGCCTACTCAGCCTATCCGTATTCTTCAGCGAGGTCAGGGCGAACAATTATTTGGCATCGGTGGAGCATCCGCATCTCCTCAGACTTCTTTTGCCTCGCCAAGTGGATTGTCTAGCCACTTGCAGCCTGCAGGTGCTGGCATCAGCCCCAGCATTGCACAAGCATTCCCTGCTGTAAATCGTCGTCGCGAGTCTGGTCCCGCTCAGAAGAGAGAACTGCTGTCACTCTTTGGCAAGCAGCCATCCCCTGCTAGTTTGGAGGcagccaagggcaaggaggTCATTGCTGGAACGCCTAGGTCTCGTCTTGCTTCTTTGGCCTCTGGAGTTGAAGACCCTGCCGGCCCGCCTTCTCGTCGTGGTAGTCAGACGCCCATCTCGCCAGCCGAACGCACGTTTTTGCTGGACTACTTACAGTCTGTCACCAAGAATGCTAACCATTAA